In Capsicum annuum cultivar UCD-10X-F1 chromosome 8, UCD10Xv1.1, whole genome shotgun sequence, the genomic window GAAACTCCATGATCTAATAATTAGATTCTTcactaaaaaataaaaggaagatgCTAATTAATATAGAACATTTGAAATCTTCCTGCAGAGAGACTTTCCTTAATCCCATCAGGCAACTATTTCGATATGATATTCACTTTAATGTCTGTTGTTCTTGGCTAAATTTACAGACTTAAATTTAGACCAAAGTTTACTTGTTTTCTGTTCAATCATATTGTAGTGTTTAAAGATACATACGTAGCTCAATTTATTCAATGGTTCTGCCTAAGATGTTTGCAGATAATAATGATTCTTAATCACATAACTGTACCACAAGGCTAGTGAGGCACCATGAACTGTGATGGATCCCAATAGGGTCAATATATTAATCAAGCCATGTATATATCACATTAATTCAAGTGGAAGTGGTTATGAGTTTGACGTAATTTTACATTATATCTTATAAATAATCAAGCAGCATTATTATTTAATGATAATGACTCCATTCCAATAATTCCCATTATATCATGCAAATCAAAAGTAACGAATATATTTCTATCCAACCTATACAGTGAATTGAGAAAGATCattatccttaaaaaaaaaaaaacttctaattcatatttcatttatttgtgaTTGACTTCTGCATTAATTTAGGTTGTCCTACGGACATAATGGCCCtctgcatatatatatttttttaggagttcTCTTAACTACCTTTCCCTATCACTATTTAGTTCGAATTAACTCTATTTTTAGTAAGTGTAAAcaatatatataatcaattatattttacaaCGCGTAAATAATCTGATGACATACATCTTTTTAATACTAATCAGGAAATGATATACTATTTGTTTCTAAGCTATTTTAGTGGCCGGAAAAAAAAAACTCCTAGCATCGAGGACGATATGCATAGGGGATAATGACATTATAATCAaaatgatcatgaactttgaaCTTTATTATAAAATGGATATTCTCAATTCAACAATTTTGTTGCTAAAGAAAGAATTAGCTAGAGAATACAACAAATCAAAAGAAGGATACAACAAATACAAACAAGTTGCTCAATTACAATACATTTCAACTTGAGCAACATTTATAAATTGACAAATTCAAATCAGTATGTATGGGGTAGTCCATAGAAACACATTAAAGATATCGTAAGATAAgataataaatcaaatcaaagacCAGAAGTGAATGGCACGTTGGTAGCTGGAATCCAAGAATTTCCCGCAATGAAATTAGCAGGGGTAAATTTAGATGCCTCGGTAGCACTTGTAATAACGCGATATCCACCCCATTTAACCCGATTTGAAGTGGATGAACCCGGTCCAGTGTTCATGTACTCACCATAGTACAATGTGTTGAGGGCGAAGTTACCACTCCACGGCATCCAGCCTTCTGGATTAATCAATCCATCAAGAAATGTTTTCATAACAACAGTACGTGAATATTTTTTCCATGGCCTTCCTAGATATGTCTTAACTGAGGAGGATTTCAAATCAGGAGCTGCAGTGACTCTACAATTGTGAATTGAAATTCCAGTGTTTTGGTTCGGATCTGTTCGGCCTTGTGCTGTTACTGTGTTGGTCTTGTTTGGAGGGTCTCTTGCTAAAATGTTACAATTTTGTAACACTACTGCTGCGTTACCAAATATGAAATCGACCGTACCATAAATATCGCACTCTTTGTAAAATTGCCTCTCAGAGTGGGTATAAAGAGTGTCTTGGTACCCTTCAAAGCTACATTGGTAGAATACTGAAAGATCAGAGCCAGATCGAAGGGCTACTGCTTGATGGTTTTTGGGGCCAGCAGTGTTCCTAATGGTTAAGCCTCGAGCAATAAATCCATCACCGACAGCAGCTGACATTGACAAATAATACTATTAGCATATGCTTAGTTACATTAATAAGCACTAATTAATGTTTCTGTTTCTGAAGGTACGAACcaattaataatactttaataTATGGTTAGTTGTCAAATCATACTTTTCTAAAGTCTAATACATAGGGTGGTTGAAGTTGAACTATTGATACGAGTGACATTAATTAACCATCATTTAGTACTTATCTCCTTTCAAACACTAATAACCATCATTTATAGCTTGTTTAATTTggccaaatttatttttttctaaagtgcttatttttaaaaatatgaagtgTTTGGGCaaacttttgaaagaaaataagtactGATTTTGAAGAGTTAAAAAAACAGTTTTTCATAACCTTAAATATTTTTGCaccaaaagtatttttttgaaaagtatttttgcaccaaaagtatttttttgaaacaCAAATATTTATTGGTCAAACACAAATATTTTTGCaccaaaagtatttttttgaaaagtacTTCTAAAAAAGCACTTTTCAAAATAAGCTGAATTtagatgtttaatttttttttttaaaaaaaacatgttAAGTATTACTATGtgttgagaaagagaaaaaaagaaatatgaccgtattttattttgtattttatttttttaagtctaTGTCCCAAATAGAATGTTATCTTCAAATAACTttgaaaaatctcatttttacgcttaataaaataaatatatatataaatattcaggACTTGTTTTATTAGACCACAAATTTCgaagaaaaaattcttttttttttttacattttatctcaatcaaatcatgatgccATGTAAATTGAAACACGGAGGATATCAGGGGAGGATCCAGGATTTTCAGTGAGGGGGTTCAGTAGTATATATACGgattagtcgaagggggttcagtctctattatttatacataaaaaatttttttaccatataaaaataatataatttttcgataAAAGGGATTCGAATGAACCCCTGAAATACATGTACGTCCGCCACCGGAGGATACAATTACTACCTATGATGTTATGGTGTTTTGCCTCCTAATTATTTAAGTCAATGATTATTTAAGTTACGTACCACGGAAGTGTAAAAGTTTGTGCACATATATAGAAAAAGTAAAACCTAAACTCATCCTTTTTCAGTTTTGACCGGAGTTATGTACGACATGATCATTTATGTACTATGTGGTAATACGATGTATGTTTATCCTAAAGAGAAAACAAATTAAAGCTCAACGATTTAATTGCTGACAAgaaaattgaaactgaattaTAACcaacttttttgttgttttatacTTACCAACTGTGGCTGATTTAAAGGTGGTGGATCCTCCTCCTACACTCTTGCTTCCTGTAATAATTGTCTTTCCCATGCCATCTCCAATCAACATAACATTCTTCACCTTTGATCCAATCTCCACATTTTCACTATAAATCCCTGCCTTCACATATATCACAAATCTCCCAGTCCCTTTCCTCTTTCCAGCGGCCGCGATAGCTTCTTTCACTGTCTTAAAATTTCCTGAGCCGTCTTGAGCCACTACTATATTCGCTTGAGAAGCTGGAGAAGAAGATTGCAACAGTTTTCGATCACCGAGTGAAACCCAAGTTGGAAATCCATCAACTTGAGTTGCAGCTGGCTCAGTGTAATAACCATGGTTCAAAGATAACGTGTTACTGATTAAAGAGGACACATTATTTGACATTAGTGGCATAACATAATCAGTGACCCCTAGTTCTTCGAAACCGGTTATGCATGTTTCGATATTTGTTAAGGCTGTACTTAACCATGTTTGAGCATCAGCAGCTGTGCATTTAGTGCTTGGATCAACTATGCTTTTGATTTTATGGACTGTATTTTCATAGAGCTCAACACAATCAGCCCATGCGGTTTTTTCGAGGTCGTTGCGACATTTTGAACCTAGTGAATATGTGTTCGTTTGGGCACGTAACGCACGGTCTAGGGCTAATTCTATTGACACTTTTAGAAAATCAGATTTTTTGGTTATGGGAGATATATACTTGGGATTTTGTGACAAGAAGTATTCACAAGGTTGTGGGTGAGGTGTTTGGAGGCACCAAGATTTTATGACTGCTTTAGAGTAGCCATTTGTGGTAGATGggaaaaagaaacaagacacaAGTAAAAGTGGGAAAATCAAATGAATATTGTCCATATTAAGAAGCTTAtaattttctaattatgtttttgAGAAACAAATGTGATTTTATTTGGTGCCTTTTGGCTTCTTTATATAGATAAGAATATGAGACATACAAAggaatgaaaaaaattaagtgatgGGGACGCACCAtcctttttttagtttatttaatttggATTAAGGCATGATTAATCGTGAGAACAATACTTGTGGCTCTCTGTTTAGGTTTTggaataaagagaaaataataatctataatcttaggaataaagtaaaataaaaatattctgcTGCTAGCTAATTTATGTTTTTTTGACTTGACAAAGGAATTAAACTGATGAAACAAGGTACCAACTTGAAATGGAAAACAGGAAGTTAGAATTTAGAAACTAGTCTTTTCATTATTCCGATTCCGATTATAAATATAACTTCATGCATGTTATAGTTTAACTTACGTATATTACATTAAAACAATTTACAATGATATGCAACTCTCTATATGACGGACCTTAAACTAAAAGGGACAAACAAGTTTCTTAATTAAGTGAGAGTCCTTCAAGCTTTAAAATTAGgtaaaaggaacaaaaaaaaaaatttcagtttTTATTAAACATTTTCGCTCCAACAACTTTGcacagttgttgaacaactttgatagttagTCGACAACTTTattagttgtctcaacaactatcaaagttgtcgaacaactttgatagttattGAGACAGCTAATGCAGTtatctttatttaataaaatttatttttttaatttaataatattgtgAGACCCACTTGtcccctttttttaattaaagacttgggagggtctttcaactcatttttctcctatATGACAAACTAATTTACTCTAGTAATATAATATCTTCGTCTCGATTTATGTAATGTTGGAATTTCTAAAGTCAATctaagtattttctttttttgaatgaaatttctttttattccttttagatattttaaattgctaattattgagatttttagtattttttttttacatagtattcaaaaaaaaaaaattattttaaaaatttaaatcttctatgtcaaaatttaaaaagtttgaatatttaaattttacaaCCATACCACATAATTTGATAAAAAGAGAgtaacaaaatagaaaataataacaaattaaaatactcgatataaaatcagttatacaatcAATATATATGAATTAATATGAATAACATCTTTAATTTGGGCAGCTTAAATTCTAGGATTTCAAAATGTCTTCGGTTTAATTTCTCGTTTATTATTCTCGtatatcatatatttatttggctattttttaatttcttacaaTACTAGATAAGGTGCTCCACGAACTTGCCGCTCGTTCACATTTATGATTGGATATGATTGGATggtaccatttttattttattctttccttttatcATATatccaaagaagaaaaataaatcctTGCTAGCTACTAACTagtacaaaaaatttagaaaaattatttctgTTTTGCTGTCTAATTACGGACAAACGCACGATCAATTAGTGTTGCAAAGTCATTTCAAGCTGTCTTAGCTTCTAGTAATTACTAGCTTTTACAATTCATGATTTATACTTCTTATTCCTTTCCTTTTTTCTGTTTAAATTAATTGTGATGTAATTTCAAAAGATTGTTTAGaatagatattttatttcattaattcttTAAAGTCATAGTCATATTCCTTATTGAACTTTATAATATATCAACTGCTAAAATTAAACTTTATCGACCGACTAATTTAGCTACTTAGCTAGTTCCTCTATATGGCAGATTTTTCTATGGGAGCGTTGCATGATTGTTGCAGCTTCAAATTATTAGTACTACATTTCATTTTCATTGGCCTTAAATGATGGccaaatcaaatatttttaaaaataatttatttcaactGACAAtatgaaaagtatttttttaattcaccATTCATTTTTAGTTATTCACTATTGACTTAACACACatcttaagaaacaataaatatttGGAGTAGTTTTACTATATCAGTCtttgaatatataataaatctaatGCTTTGGAAAATGTAttggatcaacaacaacaacaacaacaaacccagtatattcccacatagtgaggtctgggagggtagaatgtacgcagtccataccactacctccgaagaagtagagaggttgtttccgatagacccccgactaaagacaaagaacaagaaaatgtattgaataatgaaataatatataaCAACATGGGTAAAATGGACATGGCATGGTAAACAAATCGTTAGACAAGTAAAGATGAATGATAGAGTAGTACAGAACTACTAGTAAAGTCAAACTTGTCAAATAGAGAAGGTCGTTGTGTAATTTTCTAGCTAAATTTATAACTTTATGAGGCAAAGTAACATTGTCTAGCACTGCACGTACCTACAAATTAATTTCAACACTTGACAACGAACAAGTGGTAAAAACATTCAAATTAAAGAACTATTGAAGACTtgaaatttatatcatatcatCAAGAAACCATGGTTAGGaacattattttattcatatttattgaagTACGTACTTTTGACGATCGACGAGGAAGTTCCATTTAGCTAAGGAACTGTTGGATAAAATGCATGCACGTCTTTCTAAAATGGAAAGCATGAATAGTAACTATGTATGTACTTTGAAGGAAAATGGAATTCTCAATTGACTACTTCATACAACAAATCTATAGCCACCTACCCCATAGTTTATAATTTGATTTCTTCCTATAGGAAGCGTGTCTTATTGGGTTACTATAAATTCATGACCTCTATTCAAAAGACATATTGTGAATATGGAGATAGTATAATATGCGTTAGAAACCTTGAAGTatgatgaaaaatgaataataggATAATGTGGATTATATTATTCCAATTATATCATTTGTCAAAGTCGTTATGCTCATTACTAAATTTGTCAAAGAAAAGCAATATAACTAAGGTATATCTTTACAATTGGGCCAAGAATTAGgatattttcatgaaactttcATCGATGAGAAACAAATTACTGTCATAAATATTCTCGATTTTCATTATGTATATGCTAGATGATAAATTAGTAATTGCTTGCCATATATATTGACAATTTGACATTACAAAATTAAAGAGTTATTGTTATTTAACATTATACCATAAAAGTACAAATTAGTGATTCAACAATTATAATTTTCGAATATGAAAAGTTGATTAATTTGTTATCTCACATAAGCACGGTCCATGGATAACTTGTACTTGTTTCGAGTGGATCGACATAGACAATCGTTGTACGTAGTTTAAATTTTGACGTTACCTAACTTAGAAATGACAATTAAATAAACTGGCTACAACAATTTAAATGGTTTATGACTTGTGAGGGGGGCTGCTACAGTTGTTGGAATTGAAATTATTGGGTGCTTCCATAATTATGAATGCAAGAAAAATGtcaagtctataatcataactgaATTATTGAATGGATAGagttcttttgttttctttatcaTCACGTAAAAACGCACATTCATGCAACTAATCTTTTGATTGCGTGTGTGGTACACAATTTATAAATGTTATATTGTTATATCGTATTCATATAGTAGTAGTGTAGTACTACACCTCGTATACAAATTTGAAACATCTACTGCTTCGTCTAAAATTATTTGTCACATTTTTACTTTTACACGCCCCCgagagaaaaataagttgaaagatcctcccaagtctttaattaaaaaaaaagagacaagTAGATTccacaatattattaaattaaaaaaataaatttgccTAAACAACGACAACTGCATTAGTTGTCTCatcaactatcaaagttgttcaacaactgtgCAAAGTTGTTGGAGCgaaaatgtttaaaaaaaaattgaattttttttggttccttatacctattttttaaaatttaaaggactctcatttaattaaaaaatttgtttATCCCTTTTAATTCAAGGTCCAATAGAGAAACTCCAACTTCTATTCAAAATAAGCGATTATTTTACTATCTTACCCTAAATTATATGCCTTGAAGAAAGAAGTGGTTTCTTAATGACATAAaatcttatttattaaaataattagggTAACTTGtaagaagaaaattaattctGCTGATTATGTAAAACATCATTTAATTTGAAACAATTTGAAAAGCTAAAAACACCACTTATTTTGAcatcaataaaatattaataagggggagtaaaagaaaaatgtgaacactaaaatgaGACAGTGAAGTTACTCCATTATGTTCATATTTACTTAtccattatattaaaaatagatgttcAGCAATACTTATTCAATTTAAAAATCCAATGAATAATTTATCATTTCTATCATTTTAACTTTAGCATTAAATAAGATACATTAttcaatgtattttttaaaatattaaatttatcatatttaaaaagGAACGTGGTAAATTACCCTATTatttactatttcttaatttGTATGTCAAGTACATAATGGATTATTAGTAAACAATTATTGATGAACGGAGGAAATATATTTGACCGGAGAAGGGAGAACGGCAGACATGAAGGTTTCGccggaaaaggaaaaagaagagggCTGGCAGCGATGACTAGATTTCACCAGTGATGATAGCTTCGACTAGATCCGACATGGAGAGAGGGGAGGGCCTTCGGTTGACATTTTCGCTGTTGGTGGCGTCGCCAGCGATGACTGTTGTTGGCGTGCTTGTATCGAAAAAGGGTGAGGGGATTCGCTGATTGGCGACGGAAAAGGGGAGAAAAAGAGTTTGCGGTGCTAGCTTTTTGATATTCCGGCGACAGGAAGGGAGATAGGGGTCAACGAAGCCGGCGAGGAGAGGGGAGATGGGAGCAGCGACATTCAGATCTGGTGGTATCGCCGGGAAAAGGGAAAGGGGAAAGTGGCGTTGAAATCATGGGATTGTTGGCGGTTTCTTAGTTTTTCCGGTCAGTTTCCGGCGAGAAATTCGCCAGAAAGTTCTAAACTATGAATTTATTCTTTAATgctcaattttcaatttttcctttctcCCTCTCGTTATCctatctcattttttttttactgattTTTATGGGATAATATGGGAACAATGATGAATGCCGAAACAGTGTATGTTACAGTATATGCGAGGATTGTTATGTACATATATACGAA contains:
- the LOC107845684 gene encoding pectinesterase 2 yields the protein MDNIHLIFPLLLVSCFFFPSTTNGYSKAVIKSWCLQTPHPQPCEYFLSQNPKYISPITKKSDFLKVSIELALDRALRAQTNTYSLGSKCRNDLEKTAWADCVELYENTVHKIKSIVDPSTKCTAADAQTWLSTALTNIETCITGFEELGVTDYVMPLMSNNVSSLISNTLSLNHGYYTEPAATQVDGFPTWVSLGDRKLLQSSSPASQANIVVAQDGSGNFKTVKEAIAAAGKRKGTGRFVIYVKAGIYSENVEIGSKVKNVMLIGDGMGKTIITGSKSVGGGSTTFKSATVAAVGDGFIARGLTIRNTAGPKNHQAVALRSGSDLSVFYQCSFEGYQDTLYTHSERQFYKECDIYGTVDFIFGNAAVVLQNCNILARDPPNKTNTVTAQGRTDPNQNTGISIHNCRVTAAPDLKSSSVKTYLGRPWKKYSRTVVMKTFLDGLINPEGWMPWSGNFALNTLYYGEYMNTGPGSSTSNRVKWGGYRVITSATEASKFTPANFIAGNSWIPATNVPFTSGL